One Aliidiomarina minuta genomic region harbors:
- the guaB gene encoding IMP dehydrogenase, whose amino-acid sequence MLRIAQEALTFDDVLLVPGHSTVLPHTADLRTRLTRSIELNIPMVSSAMDTVTEANLAIALAQEGGIGFIHKNMSISEQAAHVRKVKKYESGIVSDPVTVTPDMTIQQVKALAAEHGFQGFPVVKGNRLVGIVTGRDTRFEDDNHKNVSDVMTPEERLVTVKSNAKSEQILALMHQHRIEKILVVNDDHSLLGMITLKDFEKAANKPIACKDEQGRLRVGAAVGVGAGTEERVAALVDVGVDIILIDTSHGHSEGVLERVRWVRKNFPDIQIIAGNVATKDGAIALADAGVDGVKVGIGPGSICTTRIVTGCGVPQITAIADAVEALQDRDIPVIADGGIRFSGDIAKAIAAGASCVMVGSMLAGTEESPGEVELYQGRYYKSYRGMGSLGAMNQSHGSSDRYFQSSNQAEKLVPEGIEGRVAYKGPMATIIHQQMGGLRSAMGLTGSADIQTLRTKPQFVRVTSAGMGESHVHDVQITKEAPNYRLG is encoded by the coding sequence ATGCTAAGAATTGCTCAAGAAGCCCTGACTTTTGACGACGTTTTACTCGTCCCTGGTCACTCGACTGTACTTCCTCATACTGCTGACTTAAGAACACGCTTAACGCGCAGCATTGAGCTCAACATCCCTATGGTGTCCTCTGCCATGGATACTGTGACCGAAGCCAACCTTGCCATTGCTCTGGCGCAGGAAGGCGGTATTGGTTTCATTCATAAAAATATGAGTATCAGCGAACAGGCTGCTCATGTGCGCAAAGTGAAAAAATACGAAAGCGGCATTGTTTCTGACCCCGTGACCGTAACTCCCGATATGACCATTCAGCAGGTTAAAGCACTGGCTGCCGAACATGGTTTTCAGGGATTTCCTGTGGTCAAAGGCAACCGCCTTGTGGGTATTGTAACCGGCCGCGATACTCGTTTTGAAGATGATAATCACAAGAATGTGTCTGATGTGATGACCCCTGAAGAGCGCCTCGTCACTGTTAAAAGTAATGCCAAAAGTGAACAAATCCTGGCCTTAATGCATCAGCATCGCATTGAAAAAATTCTGGTGGTGAACGACGACCATAGCCTGCTGGGCATGATTACGCTGAAAGATTTTGAAAAAGCAGCGAATAAACCTATCGCCTGTAAAGACGAGCAGGGCCGTCTGCGTGTCGGCGCCGCCGTTGGTGTGGGTGCTGGTACCGAAGAACGGGTTGCCGCTTTGGTGGATGTCGGCGTTGACATTATTTTAATCGATACTTCCCATGGCCATTCGGAAGGTGTTCTCGAACGGGTTCGCTGGGTACGCAAGAACTTCCCTGATATCCAGATTATTGCTGGCAATGTGGCCACTAAAGATGGCGCTATCGCGCTGGCAGACGCCGGTGTGGATGGTGTTAAAGTCGGTATTGGTCCGGGTTCTATTTGTACCACCCGTATTGTGACCGGCTGCGGTGTTCCGCAAATCACGGCTATTGCGGATGCCGTTGAAGCTCTGCAGGACCGTGATATTCCAGTTATTGCCGATGGTGGCATACGTTTCTCTGGTGATATCGCCAAAGCTATAGCTGCCGGCGCTAGTTGTGTGATGGTAGGCAGCATGCTGGCTGGGACCGAAGAATCGCCAGGTGAAGTCGAACTCTACCAGGGACGTTATTACAAGTCCTACCGTGGTATGGGGAGCCTGGGCGCTATGAATCAGAGCCATGGCTCGTCAGACCGCTATTTCCAGAGCAGCAATCAGGCGGAAAAACTGGTTCCTGAGGGCATTGAAGGTCGGGTTGCTTATAAAGGCCCTATGGCCACTATTATCCATCAGCAAATGGGCGGTTTACGCTCGGCAATGGGGCTTACCGGTTCCGCTGATATACAGACGTTACGTACTAAACCGCAGTTTGTTCGGGTGACTTCGGCAGGTATGGGTGAATCCCATGTGCATGATGTGCAAATTACCAAAGAAGCACCGAACTATCGTTTAGGTTAA
- a CDS encoding type II secretion system protein N, with translation MNKWGIIGLLVFIYLVALVVLLPARFVLQFVQPPAEVEWGAVSGSIWSGQIGTLRVQDITLREIDWRLSPLALVVGRAQVSLHIGDHPDNIITGQGELRMSSSTLAVEALNLHGRVADLATLSPVPSPFALQGEFSLNLTHYQWGQPLCSELNGQVQVNNAALQIGRNWEELGDFNADLNCENGRIIALLDDANRLGLTADAEIWAQGARAEFSINPPPEAPRAIRNLMDVLPPEARQTQRLNFTF, from the coding sequence GTGAATAAATGGGGCATTATTGGGTTACTGGTATTTATCTATCTGGTGGCTCTGGTGGTATTGTTACCCGCACGTTTTGTGCTGCAGTTTGTACAGCCGCCAGCTGAAGTCGAATGGGGCGCTGTGTCGGGCAGTATATGGTCAGGACAAATCGGTACCTTACGTGTGCAGGATATCACCCTGCGCGAGATAGACTGGCGTTTGAGTCCGCTCGCACTGGTGGTGGGGCGCGCTCAGGTGTCACTTCACATTGGTGATCACCCGGACAATATAATAACCGGTCAGGGAGAGCTGCGTATGAGTTCTTCCACGCTTGCAGTTGAAGCCCTTAATCTGCATGGGCGAGTGGCTGATTTGGCGACTTTGAGCCCGGTGCCCAGCCCCTTTGCGCTGCAGGGGGAGTTCTCCCTGAACCTCACTCACTATCAATGGGGGCAGCCGCTGTGCAGTGAACTCAATGGTCAGGTACAGGTTAACAATGCCGCCCTGCAAATAGGACGTAACTGGGAAGAACTGGGTGACTTCAATGCTGATCTGAACTGTGAAAATGGGCGTATTATAGCGCTGTTAGACGATGCTAACCGACTGGGTTTAACCGCAGATGCGGAAATCTGGGCGCAGGGTGCACGCGCTGAATTCAGTATTAATCCTCCGCCGGAAGCACCCAGAGCCATTCGTAACCTGATGGACGTTTTACCGCCTGAAGCACGTCAGACTCAACGTTTAAACTTTACCTTCTAA
- the guaA gene encoding glutamine-hydrolyzing GMP synthase, with amino-acid sequence MTTDIHQHRILILDFGSQYTQLIARRIREIGVYCELWAWDVDAEDIKAFNPQGIILSGGPESVPEPGSPRAPDYVFEAGVPVLGVCYGMQTMAAQLGGKVLGSDEREFGYAQVERVRESELFKNIEDAVSEDGKPLLDVWMSHGDKVIEIPAGFATVARTKTCPHAAMADTERHFYGIQFHPEVTHTRQGLRMLEHFVYDICGCEKLWTPATIIDDAIERIREQVGKDKVILGLSGGVDSSVTAMLLHKAIGTQLTCVFVDNGLLRLNEGDQVIEMFGDHFGLNIIRVDAEDRFLDQLADVTDPELKRKAIGRVFIEVFDEQASQIKDVSWLAQGTIYPDVIESAGSKTGKAHVIKSHHNVGGLPADMKMSLVEPLRELFKDEVRKIGLELGLPYDMLYRHPFPGPGLGVRVLAEVKKEYCDLLRRADAIFIEELRNSGWYDKVSQAFAVFLPVRSVGVMGDARKYDWVIAVRAVETIDFMTARWAHLPYELLERVSNRIINEISGISRVVYDISGKPPATIEWE; translated from the coding sequence ATGACCACTGATATTCATCAACACCGCATTCTTATCCTCGATTTTGGTTCACAGTACACGCAGCTTATCGCGCGTCGCATTCGTGAAATTGGCGTGTATTGTGAACTCTGGGCCTGGGACGTCGATGCTGAAGATATTAAAGCTTTTAATCCGCAGGGCATTATACTTTCCGGCGGTCCGGAGAGCGTACCTGAACCCGGTTCACCCCGAGCTCCAGATTACGTGTTTGAAGCGGGTGTGCCTGTGCTTGGTGTCTGTTATGGCATGCAGACTATGGCGGCTCAGCTCGGTGGCAAAGTATTAGGTTCCGACGAACGTGAGTTTGGTTATGCGCAGGTTGAGCGTGTCAGAGAAAGTGAGCTGTTCAAAAACATCGAAGATGCGGTCAGTGAAGACGGCAAGCCGCTGCTTGATGTGTGGATGAGTCATGGTGATAAGGTAATTGAAATTCCGGCCGGTTTTGCCACAGTCGCGCGCACTAAAACCTGCCCGCATGCGGCTATGGCCGACACTGAACGTCATTTTTACGGTATCCAGTTCCACCCGGAAGTGACCCATACCCGTCAGGGGCTGCGCATGCTAGAGCATTTTGTCTATGACATCTGTGGTTGTGAAAAACTATGGACGCCAGCGACTATTATTGATGATGCGATTGAACGGATTCGTGAACAGGTCGGCAAAGACAAAGTCATTCTGGGCTTATCCGGTGGTGTTGATTCTTCGGTCACTGCGATGTTGCTGCACAAAGCCATTGGCACTCAGTTGACCTGTGTATTTGTAGATAACGGCCTGTTGCGTTTGAACGAAGGCGATCAGGTCATAGAAATGTTTGGCGACCATTTTGGCCTCAATATTATTCGTGTCGATGCCGAAGACCGCTTCCTTGACCAACTCGCCGACGTTACCGACCCGGAGTTGAAACGTAAAGCCATTGGCCGGGTGTTTATTGAAGTATTTGACGAGCAGGCCAGCCAGATTAAAGATGTCAGCTGGTTAGCCCAGGGCACCATTTATCCGGATGTCATTGAATCAGCAGGTTCTAAAACCGGCAAAGCTCACGTGATCAAGTCGCACCATAATGTGGGCGGTTTGCCTGCGGACATGAAAATGTCACTGGTTGAGCCGTTACGTGAGTTATTCAAAGACGAAGTGCGCAAAATCGGTCTCGAACTGGGTTTGCCGTACGACATGTTGTACCGCCATCCGTTCCCTGGTCCTGGTTTGGGCGTACGTGTGCTGGCGGAGGTGAAAAAAGAATATTGCGACCTGCTGCGCCGTGCCGATGCGATTTTCATTGAAGAGCTACGTAACTCAGGTTGGTACGACAAAGTCAGTCAGGCCTTTGCTGTGTTCCTGCCGGTGCGCTCGGTGGGTGTTATGGGCGATGCCCGTAAATACGACTGGGTGATTGCCGTTCGGGCTGTAGAAACCATAGACTTCATGACAGCGCGCTGGGCCCACCTGCCGTATGAATTACTGGAACGGGTGTCTAACCGCATTATCAATGAAATCAGTGGCATCTCCCGCGTTGTTTATGATATTTCTGGTAAACCGCCGGCAACTATTGAATGGGAATAG
- the gspM gene encoding type II secretion system protein GspM: protein MKKHIQAYRTRALHWWNQRETREQRLLAGLSLVLIIAFFWFVVWQPLQQGIEQTERSVAVQQETLRWVSENTQRVKQLREQDTPQVNALSSNQLTQYINQVSSELELEISRIQPQGEALLIVFNEADFDDFLEFLAALAERQVQIDVMDLAETDEAGVVRVRRLQVRAG from the coding sequence ATGAAAAAGCATATACAGGCCTACAGAACCCGCGCCTTGCATTGGTGGAATCAACGCGAGACTCGCGAACAGCGACTGCTGGCAGGACTGAGCCTGGTACTGATTATCGCTTTCTTCTGGTTTGTGGTGTGGCAACCGTTACAGCAAGGCATTGAACAGACTGAACGCAGTGTGGCGGTACAACAGGAAACATTGCGCTGGGTCAGCGAAAATACACAGCGGGTGAAGCAGTTACGGGAACAGGATACGCCCCAGGTTAATGCGCTGAGCAGCAATCAGTTAACTCAGTACATCAACCAGGTCAGTTCCGAACTGGAGCTGGAGATATCGCGTATACAGCCTCAGGGTGAAGCGCTGCTGATAGTTTTTAATGAGGCTGACTTTGATGATTTTCTGGAGTTTCTTGCCGCTCTTGCTGAGCGGCAGGTGCAGATCGATGTGATGGATTTGGCGGAAACCGATGAAGCGGGCGTGGTGCGTGTACGCCGTTTGCAAGTGAGGGCTGGTTAG
- a CDS encoding GGDEF domain-containing protein, with protein sequence MNIGFFSTFLSLAISLICALYLYSIPKPDRFESRIALQNFIAFYVLAFLATGMFFITVMQNSNAGAFVAGLINSSLILLSCYSLYFGVRSLYTKPVFVLKSPLALAHSVIIGTGLAAWITLTEQTDYAPMRGILYLNICAILFLAVFSFFRYMPRDGKRYRLFLASLITTTLAYLVTLIIDQIAREPIVYGFTFVIAQNLGFVAMFGGIYTLYIFNLIEQREQQALTDPMTGLYNRRVLEEKLGQHVNVLERDKRHMCMIVMDIDLFKTINDSHGHDIGDQVIQRVAQTITDSIRDIDLAIRSGGDEFIIILPAVTLLDAESCAQRIHAKLEDIQVPSENSWVRVAATFGVAGPATDFDSLFKRSDAMLYQAKEAGRNRVMTEIIGI encoded by the coding sequence ATGAATATTGGATTTTTCTCAACGTTCTTAAGCCTGGCCATTAGCCTGATATGCGCACTTTACTTATATAGCATTCCTAAACCTGATAGATTCGAGAGTCGGATTGCACTGCAAAATTTCATTGCTTTTTATGTGCTCGCCTTCCTTGCCACCGGCATGTTTTTTATCACCGTAATGCAAAATAGCAATGCAGGTGCTTTTGTAGCTGGATTGATTAACTCCAGCCTTATTCTGCTCTCCTGCTACAGTCTTTATTTTGGCGTACGAAGCCTTTATACCAAACCCGTATTCGTTTTAAAAAGTCCACTGGCTCTGGCCCACTCCGTCATTATCGGTACCGGTCTGGCGGCCTGGATAACGCTGACAGAACAGACCGATTACGCGCCTATGCGAGGTATTCTTTATTTGAATATCTGCGCCATTTTATTCTTGGCTGTGTTCAGTTTTTTCCGTTACATGCCGAGAGATGGCAAGCGTTATCGTCTGTTTTTGGCCTCGCTGATTACTACCACATTGGCGTATCTGGTAACGCTGATCATTGATCAGATAGCGAGAGAGCCAATAGTTTATGGTTTCACCTTCGTTATTGCTCAAAATCTTGGCTTTGTAGCTATGTTTGGTGGCATTTACACCCTCTATATTTTTAATCTGATTGAGCAGCGTGAACAGCAGGCATTAACTGACCCTATGACAGGGCTTTATAACCGCCGGGTGCTGGAAGAAAAGCTTGGCCAACATGTGAATGTACTCGAGCGGGATAAAAGGCATATGTGCATGATCGTGATGGATATTGATCTCTTTAAAACTATTAACGACAGTCATGGTCATGATATTGGAGATCAAGTTATACAGCGAGTTGCGCAAACCATTACGGATTCAATACGGGATATTGACTTAGCCATTCGTAGCGGTGGTGACGAATTTATTATTATCTTGCCGGCTGTTACCCTGCTTGATGCAGAGAGCTGCGCGCAGCGCATCCATGCTAAATTAGAAGACATCCAGGTACCGTCCGAGAATAGTTGGGTGCGGGTAGCTGCGACTTTTGGGGTGGCGGGCCCGGCTACTGATTTTGATTCTTTATTTAAACGCAGCGATGCGATGTTGTATCAGGCCAAAGAGGCTGGGCGTAATCGTGTGATGACTGAAATAATAGGTATTTAA
- a CDS encoding mechanosensitive ion channel family protein, producing MNDVILWFQENQAGIFYYVGRLLIALMIIVGGFVISKAIGRTMIRRLDKSQIDNAVVSFLVGILRTIIVVAALLMALSHVGIQTTSFIAILGAAGLAVGLALQGSLSNFASGVLIMIYRPFYSGDYVEAGNIAGTVLSIELFNTVLKTPDNKVVTVPNSQITNSPITNYSRQPTRRVDMVIGVSYAADLKKTKEVLMQVINEDERVLPDPEPRVAVTELGDSSVNLIVRPWVDSADYWPVYWDMMEKIKIRLDENGIGIPFPQMDVHLHQAGSDEGPIRIQSVLSDKNAAKNTATDNEQH from the coding sequence ATGAATGATGTGATTCTCTGGTTTCAGGAAAATCAGGCCGGTATTTTTTATTATGTGGGCCGCCTGCTTATTGCCCTGATGATCATTGTTGGTGGTTTTGTGATTTCAAAGGCCATTGGCCGCACCATGATACGGCGTCTGGATAAGAGCCAGATAGACAATGCCGTAGTATCCTTCCTGGTCGGTATACTGCGTACCATTATCGTAGTAGCTGCCTTGTTGATGGCGTTGTCTCACGTTGGCATTCAGACCACCTCTTTTATCGCCATTCTGGGTGCGGCGGGTTTAGCCGTAGGCCTGGCTTTACAAGGTTCACTATCTAACTTTGCGTCTGGTGTGTTGATTATGATTTACCGGCCTTTTTATTCCGGTGACTATGTAGAAGCGGGCAATATTGCGGGCACAGTACTGAGTATTGAGCTTTTTAACACGGTATTGAAAACACCGGATAATAAGGTAGTGACAGTGCCGAATTCGCAAATTACCAATAGCCCCATCACTAATTACTCCCGGCAGCCAACCCGGCGGGTTGATATGGTTATTGGGGTGTCTTATGCCGCGGACCTGAAGAAAACCAAAGAAGTACTGATGCAGGTTATTAACGAAGATGAGCGTGTATTGCCGGATCCCGAACCAAGAGTGGCGGTGACTGAGCTGGGCGATTCTTCGGTTAACCTGATTGTGCGGCCCTGGGTGGATAGCGCTGATTACTGGCCGGTGTATTGGGATATGATGGAAAAAATCAAAATCCGCCTGGATGAAAACGGTATTGGCATTCCCTTTCCGCAGATGGACGTGCATTTGCATCAGGCGGGCAGCGATGAAGGGCCAATACGTATTCAGTCAGTTCTGAGTGACAAAAATGCGGCAAAAAATACTGCGACAGATAACGAGCAGCATTAA
- the xseA gene encoding exodeoxyribonuclease VII large subunit → MFNSTPPDSGSQTIYSVSKLNVAVRRLLEGHFGQIWLVGEVSNFSAPASGHWYFTLKDERAQVRCAMFKNANRNVQIPVASGKQVLVRAKPALYEPRGDYQLIVEHLEDAGVGLLQQQFEALKTKLAAEGLFASEHKRALPEQIRKVGIITSPTGAALHDVLSVLARRDPSVEVIVYPTQVQGENAPGQLLMALNDANRRNEVDVLLLTRGGGSLEDLWCFNDETLARAVFTSRLPVVAAVGHEVDFSIADFVADLRAATPSAAAELVSRDRSHLRQQQQQMAQRLWRAWRSYLQQLQQQQSYLQQRLQPLHPQQQLQQQQQRLDDNRLRLQQSWQRALTLKQQHQQNLQQRLWQKQPGKDVQRLDEKLQGLIQRQQRAMTQLLQQKQQQAARHAHALQLVSPLETLSRGYSISFTESGEVIKSAGQVKPGATIRNKLADGELLSQVISSSSEKN, encoded by the coding sequence GTGTTTAATTCAACACCCCCGGATTCCGGCAGCCAGACCATATACAGCGTATCTAAACTCAACGTAGCGGTGCGTAGATTGCTGGAAGGTCACTTTGGCCAAATCTGGTTAGTGGGCGAAGTTTCCAATTTTTCTGCACCGGCTTCCGGTCACTGGTACTTTACGCTGAAAGATGAACGCGCTCAGGTGCGCTGCGCCATGTTCAAAAACGCCAATCGTAACGTACAAATTCCAGTAGCGTCCGGTAAACAGGTACTGGTACGCGCTAAACCTGCTCTTTACGAACCCCGTGGTGATTACCAGTTAATTGTTGAACATCTGGAAGATGCCGGCGTTGGATTACTGCAGCAGCAGTTTGAAGCCTTAAAAACGAAACTGGCGGCAGAAGGTTTATTTGCCAGTGAACATAAACGGGCGCTGCCAGAGCAGATTCGCAAGGTAGGCATTATCACCTCTCCCACTGGCGCCGCCTTGCATGATGTATTGTCCGTACTGGCACGCCGCGACCCTTCTGTTGAAGTTATTGTCTACCCCACCCAGGTACAGGGCGAGAATGCCCCTGGGCAGCTGCTGATGGCACTCAACGATGCCAACCGGCGTAATGAGGTGGATGTACTACTACTGACCCGTGGCGGTGGCTCTCTGGAAGATCTATGGTGCTTTAACGACGAAACCCTGGCCCGTGCTGTATTTACCAGCCGCCTACCCGTAGTCGCAGCGGTTGGCCATGAGGTGGATTTCTCCATCGCAGACTTTGTCGCTGACTTACGGGCCGCCACTCCATCGGCTGCAGCTGAACTGGTCAGTCGTGATCGCAGTCACCTGCGCCAGCAACAACAGCAAATGGCGCAACGTCTGTGGCGCGCATGGCGCAGTTATCTGCAACAGCTGCAACAGCAACAAAGTTATTTGCAACAACGCTTACAACCACTGCATCCACAACAACAGTTGCAGCAGCAACAACAACGCCTGGATGATAACCGGCTGCGCCTGCAACAGAGCTGGCAACGGGCATTGACGCTTAAGCAGCAGCACCAGCAAAATCTGCAGCAACGCCTGTGGCAAAAACAGCCAGGCAAAGACGTGCAGCGACTGGATGAGAAGTTACAGGGCCTGATACAGCGCCAGCAACGTGCTATGACCCAGTTACTGCAGCAAAAACAACAACAGGCGGCCCGTCATGCGCATGCACTGCAACTCGTCAGTCCCTTAGAAACTCTGAGTCGGGGATACAGCATCAGCTTTACCGAATCAGGCGAGGTGATCAAAAGCGCCGGGCAAGTAAAACCCGGCGCTACTATCCGTAACAAACTGGCGGATGGCGAACTGCTAAGTCAGGTGATCAGCAGCTCGTCAGAGAAAAATTAA
- the gspL gene encoding type II secretion system protein GspL yields the protein MTKTLIIRLAGQYQRNVPWLLWDHHNNAELQSGTLESAAELGQLRSVSQGARLLVLCASTEIAFHTLQLPPGSRRHLAQVVPYALEEELAQDIAELHFCWRIPAQKDAPLPVAVVAKKQIAEWQSWLHEAGLEYQEIIPDLYMLPMTQDEWSAVRIDDDIIVRHEKWRGFAIEAGLFAELAGLFSDELEPPQRIRCWGEVEWPHAPSELVSAEETNPLSLALNIPAAGCIDLMQGDFKGRQKKNNQWSIWRWPAIAAAVLLTLVFAEKGLYRLQLQQQHSQLTAAIEQTYRDAFPDETRIVNVRAQLTRHLEQLQGGGGRSDVLRLLQQLAPAFDASELEVTLLQFDRNRNELRVQANAENFLAFERFQELAREQQLDIEQGQLTSRSGQIAGTLIIRSGS from the coding sequence ATGACTAAAACTTTAATAATACGCTTAGCCGGACAATATCAGCGCAATGTGCCCTGGTTGTTATGGGACCACCACAACAACGCTGAGCTACAAAGCGGTACCCTGGAATCGGCAGCGGAGCTTGGGCAACTAAGAAGTGTCAGTCAGGGAGCCCGCCTATTGGTACTTTGCGCCAGTACTGAAATTGCTTTTCATACTTTACAGCTCCCCCCTGGTTCGCGCCGACATCTGGCGCAGGTAGTACCTTACGCACTGGAAGAAGAGCTGGCGCAGGATATTGCTGAATTACATTTTTGCTGGCGTATTCCTGCCCAAAAAGATGCCCCTTTACCGGTAGCGGTAGTGGCTAAAAAACAAATTGCAGAGTGGCAGAGCTGGCTGCATGAAGCCGGTCTTGAATACCAGGAAATTATTCCCGATCTTTATATGCTACCGATGACTCAAGACGAATGGAGTGCGGTGCGCATTGACGATGATATTATCGTGCGACATGAAAAATGGCGTGGTTTTGCTATCGAAGCCGGTCTTTTTGCCGAGCTGGCTGGGCTTTTTAGTGATGAACTGGAACCACCGCAGCGTATACGCTGCTGGGGCGAGGTAGAATGGCCGCACGCTCCGTCTGAACTGGTGTCAGCTGAGGAAACCAACCCTTTATCACTGGCTTTGAATATACCCGCAGCCGGTTGTATTGACCTCATGCAAGGCGACTTTAAAGGGCGTCAGAAAAAAAACAACCAGTGGTCAATCTGGCGCTGGCCAGCTATTGCGGCCGCAGTGTTACTTACTTTGGTTTTTGCTGAAAAGGGGCTTTACCGGTTGCAATTACAGCAACAGCACAGCCAGTTGACCGCTGCTATTGAGCAGACTTATCGCGATGCATTTCCGGATGAGACCCGGATAGTGAATGTGCGGGCTCAGCTTACCCGGCATCTGGAGCAACTGCAGGGTGGCGGTGGTCGTAGTGATGTGTTGCGGCTATTGCAGCAATTGGCTCCGGCTTTTGATGCCAGCGAACTGGAAGTTACGCTGTTACAGTTTGACCGCAACCGCAATGAACTCAGAGTGCAGGCAAATGCCGAGAATTTTCTCGCTTTTGAGCGTTTTCAGGAACTGGCCCGGGAACAGCAATTGGATATCGAACAGGGGCAATTGACCAGTCGCAGCGGGCAGATAGCAGGAACGCTAATTATACGGAGTGGCTCATGA
- a CDS encoding Na+/H+ antiporter NhaC family protein: protein MSIEGSWLSLLPSLLAIAFAIATRRVILALLGGVLLANGLYHSPDILGAALGSVISLSTTLVDTTNLQIWAFTLAIGALFGVLERGGSFAHFVRALEKRQLADSPRKARMFTWLLGVVVFIESNVSIMTSGTTSRPLYDRLGVSREKLAYIIDSTCAPICILIPLNAWGAFNLGLISAQDIANPLLTFAQSLLFNFYAILALLLALWVAWSGWSFGPMRKADARAVPQSLPEQQQAVSYNSGAARGVGLSLLSMIVMVPVMLWLTGGGSIVQGSGTTSVLTAVLLALTIATLSSRLTLSTSWSVLALAALNGARRILPLAVILWLAMALGDMTRMLGTADYITSLLDGSMPLWLLLPLIFILSAITAFAIGSSWGTFAIMLPLAIPLALSLGLPPAPFIAAAISGGIFGDHSSPISDTTIIASLAAGTEHIDHVRTQLPYALLAAFLTVILYSLYGVMTF, encoded by the coding sequence ATGTCAATTGAGGGTAGCTGGTTAAGTCTGTTACCTTCGCTGTTAGCTATTGCATTTGCAATCGCGACGCGGCGGGTGATTCTGGCGTTGCTGGGCGGCGTGTTACTGGCCAATGGGCTGTATCATTCGCCGGATATACTGGGCGCCGCCCTTGGTTCTGTCATTTCGCTGTCCACCACACTGGTGGACACCACAAACCTGCAAATATGGGCTTTTACGCTCGCTATAGGGGCCCTTTTTGGCGTACTGGAACGAGGTGGTAGTTTTGCCCATTTTGTACGCGCTCTGGAAAAACGACAATTAGCTGACAGTCCCCGCAAAGCACGCATGTTCACCTGGCTGCTTGGGGTTGTAGTATTTATAGAGTCAAACGTGTCTATTATGACTTCAGGCACCACATCACGGCCTTTGTATGACCGCCTTGGCGTGTCGCGCGAAAAACTGGCCTATATTATCGATTCTACCTGCGCGCCAATCTGTATTCTGATTCCGTTGAATGCCTGGGGCGCTTTTAATCTGGGCCTTATCAGTGCTCAGGATATTGCCAATCCGCTACTCACTTTTGCGCAGTCTCTGTTATTTAACTTTTACGCCATACTGGCTTTATTGCTGGCGCTTTGGGTGGCCTGGAGTGGCTGGAGTTTTGGCCCCATGCGTAAAGCAGATGCGCGCGCTGTGCCACAGTCATTACCTGAACAACAACAGGCGGTTAGTTATAACAGCGGTGCTGCACGAGGCGTAGGTCTGAGCCTGTTGAGTATGATTGTGATGGTGCCGGTCATGCTTTGGTTGACTGGCGGTGGCAGCATAGTGCAGGGCTCCGGCACCACCAGCGTGTTGACCGCCGTGTTATTAGCTCTTACGATCGCCACCCTGAGCAGCCGTCTGACCCTGTCGACTTCCTGGTCAGTGCTTGCCTTAGCGGCGCTTAATGGCGCCCGCCGCATTCTACCCTTGGCTGTCATTTTATGGCTGGCGATGGCACTGGGTGATATGACCCGTATGCTGGGAACCGCTGATTACATAACCTCACTACTGGATGGCAGTATGCCCCTGTGGCTGCTACTACCTCTTATTTTTATCCTGTCAGCCATAACTGCTTTTGCCATTGGATCCAGCTGGGGGACTTTCGCTATTATGTTGCCACTGGCTATTCCTTTGGCATTGTCTCTGGGTCTTCCGCCAGCGCCCTTTATTGCTGCTGCTATTTCCGGGGGCATTTTCGGCGATCATTCCTCACCTATTAGCGATACCACTATTATTGCTTCACTTGCTGCAGGCACTGAACATATTGATCATGTCAGAACTCAGTTGCCTTATGCACTGCTCGCGGCTTTCTTGACTGTTATTCTGTATTCTTTATATGGCGTGATGACATTTTAG